One region of Bacterioplanoides sp. SCSIO 12839 genomic DNA includes:
- a CDS encoding di-heme oxidoredictase family protein, with protein sequence MRSLFMITLGMVALSACSPKEKSTAPTFDPAENNPGGATTVSMEPFASFEHPAANMPKELKPDFHAGKALANQPWVKAPTVTTMRDGLGPLYNSRTCLMCHIKGGKGFVPDNGDIPMLSSLVRLSIPATDSPDHQVMLQHHGVIPHPVYGDQIQGQSTSLAHQLRHSQKDNDQLKHDIPPEAYVFIDWQTSEFTYPDGRTVTLRKPQLRFENLGYGELGDNTLTSLRVAPPIHGMGLIELIPQIAINALADAEDGNHDGISGRINHIWNNETQQTVAGRFGWKANKPSVKVQTAAAFNGDVGISTTLFPGQPCSPQQTSCLAAPTGNDVKNVELADDLLELVVKFNRNLAPVERRNTDQPEVIAGREYFYQAGCHQCHNPGFTTAESDRDPHLGNQKIWPYSDFLLHDMGPDLADNRPDFEASGSEWRTAPLWGIGIQEQVNGSKALLHDGRAQTIEEAILWHGGEAAGVKATFISFEQAKRDALIQFVESL encoded by the coding sequence ATGAGAAGTTTGTTTATGATCACTCTGGGCATGGTGGCTCTCAGTGCTTGCAGTCCTAAGGAGAAATCAACCGCCCCAACCTTTGATCCGGCAGAGAATAACCCGGGAGGCGCAACAACCGTCTCAATGGAACCTTTTGCCAGCTTTGAACATCCGGCAGCCAATATGCCAAAAGAGCTGAAACCGGATTTTCATGCCGGTAAAGCGCTGGCGAATCAGCCCTGGGTAAAAGCCCCAACCGTCACCACCATGCGCGATGGCCTTGGACCGCTGTACAACTCCCGCACCTGCCTGATGTGTCATATCAAAGGTGGTAAAGGCTTTGTTCCGGATAACGGCGACATTCCCATGTTAAGTTCATTGGTACGTTTGAGTATTCCAGCAACTGACAGCCCTGATCATCAGGTTATGCTGCAACATCACGGTGTGATTCCGCACCCGGTTTATGGCGATCAAATTCAGGGGCAATCAACTTCGTTGGCACATCAACTGCGCCACTCTCAAAAAGATAATGATCAGCTGAAGCACGACATTCCACCAGAAGCGTATGTCTTTATTGATTGGCAGACATCAGAATTTACTTACCCCGACGGGCGCACAGTCACATTAAGAAAACCACAGTTACGCTTTGAAAATCTGGGTTATGGCGAACTGGGAGATAACACCTTAACCAGCCTGCGGGTAGCTCCGCCCATCCACGGCATGGGGCTTATTGAATTAATTCCTCAAATCGCTATCAATGCCTTAGCCGATGCAGAAGATGGTAATCATGACGGCATTTCCGGCCGGATTAATCACATCTGGAATAATGAAACCCAACAAACCGTGGCGGGCCGCTTCGGCTGGAAAGCCAATAAACCGTCCGTCAAGGTTCAGACCGCCGCCGCCTTTAATGGCGACGTGGGTATCAGCACCACCTTATTCCCGGGACAACCTTGCAGCCCACAACAAACTTCCTGCTTAGCCGCACCAACCGGTAATGACGTAAAGAATGTCGAATTGGCCGATGATTTATTGGAACTGGTGGTGAAATTTAACCGCAACCTGGCACCGGTTGAACGCAGAAATACAGACCAACCTGAGGTCATCGCAGGGCGTGAATATTTTTATCAGGCCGGTTGTCATCAATGCCATAACCCGGGTTTCACAACCGCAGAAAGTGATCGTGATCCGCACCTCGGTAACCAGAAAATCTGGCCTTACAGTGACTTTTTATTGCACGACATGGGGCCAGACTTGGCAGACAACCGTCCGGATTTTGAAGCCTCTGGTTCAGAATGGCGCACCGCGCCACTGTGGGGTATTGGTATTCAGGAACAGGTGAATGGCAGCAAAGCACTGCTACATGATGGTCGGGCACAAACCATTGAAGAAGCCATTTTATGGCACGGCGGTGAAGCGGCTGGGGTCAAAGCCACCTTTATCAGCTTTGAACAAGCCAAGCGTGATGCGCTGATTCAGTTTGTGGAGTCATTATGA
- a CDS encoding cytochrome-c peroxidase, producing MTKAELGEKLFSDKNLSFNRSQSCATCHDPERGFIDARRNDASDGDRASPASLGDNGTSIGDRNAPTAAYMAFSKDFAKGTRERSPSQQTSGVGEYSGYLGGQFWDGRAKDLAAQAGGPPTNPDEMGMPDKASVVARIQENEGYITSFKALYGETIFDDSDAAYDAIADAIGEFESKNADVFYPFDSKYDQSLTGDYIYDPASPAALGKTLFFSSDFTCGACHLLRDNLKDRGEIFTSFEYHNIGVPENTDLRAVNGVAEDFVDLGLALNPAIPDSEKTENEGKFKVPTMRNVAVTAPYMHNGVFDTLEAVLAFYEHAKIRARQQNNPQLANTTLNPETNQAFRAAEVDRNIEHELLGGNDLNLTPERIKAFECFLMTLTDKRYESLLDAQKVTECGI from the coding sequence GTGACGAAAGCTGAATTGGGGGAAAAACTGTTTTCCGATAAGAATCTGTCATTCAACCGCAGTCAGTCATGTGCGACTTGTCATGATCCGGAGCGTGGGTTTATTGATGCACGCCGTAATGACGCCAGTGATGGGGATCGTGCTTCTCCGGCGTCATTGGGTGATAACGGCACGTCGATTGGTGATCGCAATGCGCCAACGGCTGCCTACATGGCATTCAGTAAAGATTTTGCCAAAGGGACTCGAGAGCGTTCGCCGAGTCAGCAAACCAGTGGTGTCGGAGAATATTCGGGTTACCTGGGAGGACAATTCTGGGATGGCCGGGCGAAAGATCTGGCGGCTCAGGCCGGAGGGCCACCAACTAACCCAGATGAAATGGGAATGCCGGATAAAGCGTCTGTTGTTGCCCGTATCCAGGAAAATGAAGGTTATATTACTTCCTTTAAAGCCTTGTATGGCGAGACTATCTTTGATGACTCGGACGCGGCTTATGACGCGATTGCGGATGCCATTGGTGAATTTGAATCAAAAAACGCTGATGTGTTTTATCCGTTTGATTCCAAATATGACCAATCGCTGACAGGGGATTATATTTACGATCCGGCTAGTCCTGCGGCTTTGGGGAAAACATTATTCTTCTCGTCAGATTTCACTTGCGGTGCTTGTCATTTATTAAGAGATAATCTGAAAGATCGTGGAGAAATATTTACCAGCTTTGAATATCACAATATTGGTGTGCCGGAAAATACCGACCTGCGTGCAGTTAATGGCGTCGCTGAAGACTTTGTTGATCTTGGGCTGGCATTAAATCCTGCAATCCCGGACTCGGAAAAAACGGAAAACGAAGGCAAATTTAAAGTCCCTACGATGCGTAATGTGGCGGTAACGGCGCCTTATATGCATAACGGCGTGTTTGATACGCTGGAAGCTGTGCTGGCGTTTTATGAACACGCAAAAATCCGCGCACGTCAGCAAAACAATCCACAACTGGCAAACACCACGCTGAACCCGGAAACCAACCAGGCATTCCGTGCTGCTGAGGTTGACCGTAATATTGAGCATGAATTATTGGGCGGCAACGACCTTAACCTGACACCGGAGCGAATCAAAGCGTTTGAATGCTTCCTTATGACGCTGACCGATAAACGTTATGAATCACTGCTGGATGCGCAAAAAGTAACAGAGTGTGGTATTTAA
- a CDS encoding DUF1513 domain-containing protein, with protein MKNVDLSKRQALKTLAVAGVTLPAFSAGIFHAHQQQNAHREYWLSAQGKKADNYGLGAITAKKEQAVNIPSGFRGHGICQHPIYAEKVVMSSRRPGITGLEVNLLSGETRLFNSPANHHMQGHSIYSLDGKWLFTSESDYTTGQGKIVVRDSTSLNVVNIFSSYGIGPHEIKMLPDSHILVVANGGLLTHPDSGRKVLNLDSMDSSLTYIDSRSGELISQHRVAETKASIRHFDIADDGTVAFGMQIQRQAMADNHLVALAGVHKPGGKDIQLLHAPETLTVALNDYMGSVAVASEQRLAAFTSPRGDLAMFWNMDDGTLQGYHHFHDVCGLTINQQKTHFVLSNSMGKLRQIHTQTLQEDRALRLDFPLMAWDNHMLAINLAG; from the coding sequence ATGAAGAACGTGGATTTGTCCAAAAGGCAGGCATTAAAAACACTGGCCGTTGCGGGCGTTACCCTGCCTGCATTTTCCGCCGGGATTTTTCATGCCCATCAACAACAAAACGCACACCGCGAATATTGGCTCAGTGCTCAGGGAAAAAAGGCAGATAACTACGGGTTAGGCGCAATTACCGCGAAAAAGGAACAAGCCGTTAATATCCCTTCCGGCTTCCGTGGTCATGGTATTTGCCAACATCCGATCTATGCCGAAAAAGTGGTTATGTCGTCACGCCGTCCAGGCATAACCGGACTGGAAGTGAATCTGTTAAGCGGTGAAACCAGGTTGTTTAACAGCCCCGCCAATCATCATATGCAGGGACACTCAATTTACAGTCTTGATGGTAAGTGGTTATTCACCAGTGAGTCTGACTATACAACCGGCCAGGGAAAAATTGTTGTTCGTGACAGCACGTCTTTAAACGTGGTGAATATTTTTTCCAGTTATGGCATCGGCCCACACGAAATAAAAATGTTGCCGGATAGTCACATTCTGGTTGTCGCAAACGGCGGTTTACTGACGCACCCAGATTCAGGACGCAAAGTGCTGAACCTGGACTCGATGGATTCCAGCCTGACTTATATCGATAGTCGTAGCGGCGAATTAATCAGTCAACACCGTGTAGCAGAAACCAAAGCCAGCATCCGCCACTTTGATATTGCTGACGATGGTACCGTCGCCTTTGGTATGCAGATCCAGCGTCAGGCCATGGCCGATAATCATTTAGTTGCTCTGGCCGGAGTGCATAAACCGGGTGGAAAAGATATTCAGCTGCTGCATGCACCGGAAACCTTAACCGTCGCGTTAAACGATTACATGGGCAGTGTTGCCGTCGCGTCAGAACAACGATTGGCTGCCTTTACCAGCCCACGAGGCGACCTGGCCATGTTCTGGAATATGGATGATGGGACCTTACAGGGATATCACCACTTCCATGATGTCTGTGGTTTGACCATCAACCAGCAAAAGACGCACTTTGTGCTTTCCAACTCGATGGGAAAGCTGCGACAAATTCATACACAAACACTGCAGGAAGACCGAGCACTGCGGTTAGATTTTCCGTTGATGGCCTGGGACAACCATATGCTGGCCATTAATTTAGCAGGATAA
- a CDS encoding imelysin family protein, with protein MKLTKLAAYFAAATMLVACGSDDDDDNDGYTNTQVQNVLNTNADIALAAYEDSVETAKALQKALADFKADKTEANLEAAKKAWLVSREPYGQTEVYRFRNSPIDSTNYKDEDGPEGDINAWPLGEALIDYVKVNSTDFGDDQIGVTAHEAGDDLPAEIDVNNAAGNNIIETTSITINEALISNTATADDEHDVIAGYHAIEFLLWGQDLNTTNQAATDGTDRDEAVNTGVMGGQRPLSDFTTDANADRRHQYLEVAAAKLVADLEQVRDGWKEGADYRKAFTTINSDADANQRLTEILTGMGTLSEGELAGERMQIAYVGNSQEDEHSCFSDNTHRDVVLNALGVANSYYGEYKGYDSNLDGNVDNTTRAVNGYGFDDYLADTNRDALNTSVKAALKVTETGYNKIDDEARNNNRPFDVLIMDANRNSANPVYQTIIALNAQSVEIQKVATELGLGEVVDEEASECNTQDPNSDC; from the coding sequence ATGAAACTGACTAAGTTAGCCGCCTACTTCGCTGCAGCAACCATGCTGGTTGCTTGTGGTAGCGATGATGATGACGACAACGATGGTTACACCAACACACAGGTTCAGAATGTACTGAACACCAATGCCGACATCGCACTGGCGGCTTACGAAGATTCGGTTGAAACCGCTAAAGCACTGCAAAAAGCACTGGCGGATTTCAAAGCTGATAAAACAGAAGCCAATCTTGAAGCAGCAAAAAAAGCCTGGTTGGTTTCTCGTGAGCCTTATGGACAGACTGAAGTTTACCGCTTCCGTAACAGCCCGATTGATTCAACCAACTACAAAGATGAAGACGGCCCGGAAGGCGACATCAACGCATGGCCACTGGGTGAAGCGCTGATCGACTACGTAAAAGTGAACAGCACAGACTTTGGCGACGACCAGATTGGTGTTACAGCTCATGAAGCGGGTGATGACTTACCAGCAGAAATCGACGTGAACAACGCTGCTGGCAATAACATCATTGAAACCACCAGCATCACCATTAACGAAGCACTGATCAGCAACACTGCAACCGCTGATGACGAGCACGATGTGATTGCCGGTTACCACGCGATCGAATTCCTGCTGTGGGGTCAGGATCTGAACACCACAAATCAGGCAGCCACAGATGGTACCGACCGTGATGAAGCGGTGAACACCGGTGTTATGGGTGGTCAGCGCCCACTGTCTGACTTCACCACCGATGCTAACGCAGATCGTCGTCATCAATACCTGGAAGTTGCTGCCGCCAAACTGGTTGCTGATCTGGAACAGGTTCGTGACGGCTGGAAAGAAGGCGCAGATTACCGTAAAGCTTTCACCACGATTAACAGCGATGCCGATGCAAACCAGCGTCTGACTGAGATCCTGACGGGTATGGGTACTCTGTCTGAAGGTGAACTGGCGGGCGAGCGTATGCAAATCGCTTATGTGGGTAACTCTCAGGAAGATGAGCACTCGTGTTTCTCTGACAACACTCACCGTGATGTGGTTCTGAACGCACTGGGCGTTGCTAACAGCTACTATGGCGAATACAAAGGTTATGACAGCAACCTGGATGGTAACGTTGATAACACCACCCGCGCGGTTAATGGTTACGGTTTTGATGACTACCTGGCAGACACCAACCGTGACGCTCTGAACACGTCGGTTAAAGCTGCACTGAAAGTAACTGAAACTGGCTACAACAAAATTGACGATGAAGCACGTAACAATAATCGTCCGTTTGATGTGTTAATCATGGACGCCAACCGTAACAGTGCGAACCCGGTTTATCAGACCATTATCGCCCTGAACGCTCAGTCTGTTGAGATTCAGAAAGTGGCAACCGAGCTGGGTCTGGGTGAAGTTGTTGATGAGGAAGCATCTGAGTGTAATACCCAGGATCCTAACTCGGATTGTTAA